The Desmonostoc muscorum LEGE 12446 genome includes a region encoding these proteins:
- a CDS encoding response regulator → MIDQPTDPSSEQPISILLVEDNRADAELTIRALRRGRIGNQVQLLEDGAAALDFIFCQGDYAHRTMTNQPKVILLDLKLPKISGLEVLRQLKSDPRTQMIPVVVLTSSAEDRDMIDSYQFGVNSYIVKPVDFEQFNQAVQQLGFYWVLFNQLPVL, encoded by the coding sequence ATGATTGACCAACCCACTGACCCATCTTCCGAGCAACCAATTTCCATTCTCTTAGTGGAAGATAATCGTGCTGATGCCGAACTAACCATTCGGGCATTGCGTCGCGGCAGAATTGGCAATCAAGTTCAACTGCTTGAGGACGGAGCAGCAGCCCTAGATTTTATTTTTTGTCAGGGAGACTATGCCCACCGCACCATGACGAATCAACCCAAAGTCATTTTACTGGATTTGAAACTGCCAAAGATCAGCGGATTAGAAGTTTTACGGCAACTCAAGTCCGATCCACGTACACAAATGATTCCGGTTGTAGTACTGACCTCTTCCGCCGAAGACCGAGACATGATCGACAGCTACCAGTTTGGGGTGAATAGCTACATCGTCAAACCTGTGGATTTTGAACAATTCAACCAAGCAGTCCAACAACTTGGTTTTTATTGGGTCTTGTTTAATCAATTACCAGTTTTGTGA